A genomic segment from Aegilops tauschii subsp. strangulata cultivar AL8/78 chromosome 1, Aet v6.0, whole genome shotgun sequence encodes:
- the LOC109780606 gene encoding uncharacterized protein — protein MLPRSQMAIQLTLLLISCSLYSMYSSSSFSTSSSLALLVLVISTCLSLLFSNLRQLMKTSSHKTSMEVVAHQEKSTVPQDGVSEDSPVDSAGSLSGSSDCQVSEEGTDEVSVSDDDDDESLIEISLVDGYYVGQEEQCLWKKEQDLLAGFLPEFVLDRRDFIDILSEISEEENMIEIDIARGSIKCANFGVKA, from the coding sequence ATGCTTCCCAGATCCCAAATGGCCATACAACTCACACTTCTACTCATTTCGTGTAGCCTTTACAGTATGtattcctcttcttctttctccaCGTCCTCCTCTCTTGCGTTGCTGGTGCTGGTTATCTCCACCTGCCTCTCCTTGCTCTTCTCGAACCTCAGACAACTGATGAAAACCAGCAGCCACAAAACTTCCATGGAGGTTGTTGCTCATCAGGAGAAGAGCACTGTGCCACAAGATGGGGTGTCCGAGGATTCGCCGGTGGATTCGGCTGGAAGCCTGTCGGGGTCTTCAGATTGCCAGGTGAGCGAAGAGGGGACTGATGAAGTCTCGGTGtctgatgatgacgacgacgagaGTCTTATTGAGATCTCCCTTGTTGATGGGTACTATGTGGGGCAAGAGGAGCAATGTCTCTGGAAGAAGGAGCAAGACCTCCTCGCCGGCTTCCTGCCGGAGTTCGTTCTTGACAGGAGGGACTTCATAGACATCTTGTCGGAGATCAGTGAGGAGGAAAACATGATCGAGATTGACATTGCAAGGGGCTCCATCAAGTGCGCAAACTTCGGCGTCAAAGCATGA
- the LOC109780617 gene encoding pentatricopeptide repeat-containing protein At4g14050, mitochondrial gives MLSPAAAVVSAVRAAGGSPTALRRAHARLLKDGLALHPPAPSLLVSAYAKCRLLPDARRVFDESPSRDLHLYSSLLAAVSNSDAPYLVLPIIRRMLSADALQPDHFVLASIASASARLRSLSLGKQLHGHFVASPYSGDDVVKSSLIDMYCKCGFPDDARKVFDSLSAKNSVVWTALVSGYASNGYTDEALELFRSMPGRGLFAWTALVSGYVRAGESVSAVELFVEMRRDAVTIDDAFVLSAVTGGAADLAALVLGRQLHGLSMRLGFLSSMMVGNALVDMYSKCSDIHSAREVFEEITVRDIISWTTMIVGEAQHGRAGEAFALYDRMILAGVKPNEVTFVGLIYACSHAGLVQKGRQLFDSVKREYDINPGLQLYTCYLDLLSRSGHLSEAEELITTMPYEPDEAAWGALLSACKKHNDAEMCVRVADNLLELGPKYPSTCVLLSNVYAVNGKWGSVSTVRKLMANMKINKEPGYSWVEVGRESRLFHAGEVPVDMREEILVFLEELVSEMRRRGYVPDTSSVMHDLEEHEKEHHLFLHSERLAVAFGILKSLPGSVIRVVKNLRVCGDCHTVMKLISEIFQRKIIVRDATRFHHFEGGKCSCGEFW, from the coding sequence ATGctctcccccgccgccgccgttgtaTCCGCCGTCCGCGCCGCGGGGGGGTCACCGACGGCCTTACGCCGCGCCCACGCGCGTCTCCTCAAGGATGGCCTGGCGCTGCACCCTCCCGCGCCGTCCCTTCTCGTCTCCGCCTACGCCAAGTGCCGCCTCCTCCCCGACGCCCGCAGGGTGTTCGACGAAAGCCCGAGCCGGGACCTCCACCTCTACTCGTCGCTCCTCGCCGCCGTCTCCAACTCCGACGCTCCTTACCTCGTCCTCCCGATCATACGTCGCATGCTCTCTGCTGACGCCCTCCAGCCCGACCACTTCGTCCTCGCCTCCATCGCTAGCGCCTCCGCCAGGTTGCGAAGCCTCAGTCTTGGTAAGCAGCTCCATGGACACTTCGTTGCTTCCCCGTATAGCGGAGACGATGTCGTCAAGTCTTCTCTGATCGATATGTACTGTAAATGTGGTTTTCCGGATGATGCCAGGAAGGTGTTTGATAGTTTGAGTGCCAAGAACAGCGTCGTGTGGACTGCGCTTGTTTCTGGGTACGCGTCGAATGGCTATactgacgaggcgctggagctcTTCCGGAGCATGCCTGGACGCGGCCTCTTTGCATGGACTGCGCTCGTATCAGGATATGTAAGAGCTGGTGAGAGTGTTAGCGCGGTGGAGCTGTTTGTTGAGATGAGGCGGGATGCCGTCACTATTGATGACGCATTTGTTTTGTCAGCTGTAACTGGTGGGGCTGCAGACCTGGCTGCGCTTGTTCTGGGAAGGCAGTTGCATGGTTTGTCCATGAGGCTTGGGTTCTTGTCCAGCATGATGGTTGGGAATGCATTGGTTGACATGTACTCCAAATGTAGCGATATACACTCCGCTAGAGAAGTATTTGAAGAGATTACAGTGCGTGACATCATCTCCTGGACGACAATGATTGTTGGAGAGGCGCAGCATGGTCGAGCAGGGGAGGCTTTTGCTCTTTATGACCGGATGATTCTTGCAGGAGTGAAGCCCAATGAGGTGACATTTGTTGGGTTGATCTACGCATGTAGCCACGCTGGTCTTGTTCAGAAAGGTCGGCAACTGTTTGACTCAGTGAAGCGGGAGTATGACATCAACCCTGGATTACAACTCTATACATGCTACCTAGATCTTCTTAGTCGCTCGGGCCATTTATCAGAAGCTGAAGAACTCATCACTACGATGCCCTATGAGCCAGATGAAGCTGCTTGGGGGGCCCTCTTGAGCGCGTGCAAGAAACACAACGATGCTGAAATGTGTGTCAGGGTTGCTGATAATCTGTTAGAGCTGGGACCAAAATATCCTTCAACATGTGTCTTGTTATCTAATGTCTACGCAGTGAATGGCAAATGGGGGTCTGTGAGCACGGTGAGAAAGCTCATGGCTAATATGAAGATAAATAAAGAGCCTGGGTATAGCTGGGTTGAAGTTGGAAGAGAATCTCGTCTGTTTCATGCTGGGGAAGTGCCGGTTGATATGAGAGAAGAAATTCTAGTTTTTCTCGAGGAATTAGTCTCGGAGATGCGCCGGAGGGGCTATGTCCCTGATACCAGTTCTGTGATGCATGATCTGGAGGAGCATGAAAAGGAGCACCATCTGTTCTTGCACAGTGAGAGGCTGGCTGTTGCTTTTGGAATCCTCAAGTCTCTTCCGGGGTCGGTGATCCGGGTGGTGAAGAACCTCCGGGTCTGTGGGGACTGCCATACAGTGATGAAGTTAATTAGTGAAATTTTCCAGAGGAAGATTATTGTGAGAGACGCTACTCGTTTCCACCATTTTGAAGGTGGGAAGTGCTCTTGTGGTGAATTCTGGTAG